The DNA region TCAAATGCTCGGCGACGCGTTCGTCCACACCTTCGTAGCGGCCACAGATCAGAACGATGCGCGGTTTTCGCGAGTATTCTTCAGCCACTGGCTGATTGAACAAGCGACCCTGCGGTGAAAGCAATGCTACGCTTACGTCGGGAGCGCCGCTTGTTAACGCTTCGACAGCCCGAAACAGCGGCTCGGGCTTCATCACCATGCCCGCGCCTCCGCCGAAGGGCCGATCGTCAACCTGACGGTGCCGGTCGGATGTGTAGTCGCGCAGGTCGTGAACATGAATGTCGATCAAGCCTGCTTCGGCCGCGCGGCGAACTATTCCAAAGTCAAAGACCGTGCTGAAGATCTCCGGGAAGATCGTTATTATGTCGAACCGCATTTCAATTTTGGATTTCAGATTTCAGATTGTTGGATTCTCGATCAAGCTCTTCCTCAATCCCAAAATCCTAAATCTAGAATCCAAAATCTCTTCCTGATTCACAAATCCAGCAAACCATCGGGCGGATCGATCGTGATGCGTTTCGCTTCCACGTCGACGTCGGTGCATATTTCGTCGGCGAATGGGATCAGTCGCTCCCGGCCGTCATCGCTCTCCAAAACCAGGACGTCGGTACCTCCCGTTCGCATCAACTTTGTCACGTGTCCAAGCC from Acidobacteriota bacterium includes:
- the trmD gene encoding tRNA (guanosine(37)-N1)-methyltransferase TrmD, coding for MRFDIITIFPEIFSTVFDFGIVRRAAEAGLIDIHVHDLRDYTSDRHRQVDDRPFGGGAGMVMKPEPLFRAVEALTSGAPDVSVALLSPQGRLFNQPVAEEYSRKPRIVLICGRYEGVDERVAEHLITDEVSIGDYVLSGGEIPAMVVVDAVTRLIPGALGCEQSVERESFAGGLLDYPHFTRPAEYRGMKAPEMLLSGNHAEIERWRRRKAIEKTLRSRPDLIQGRALSEDERREIEEILKEIGE